One region of Vitis vinifera cultivar Pinot Noir 40024 chromosome 1, ASM3070453v1 genomic DNA includes:
- the LOC100257504 gene encoding L-tryptophan--pyruvate aminotransferase 1, which translates to MATMTVKMSREEPAVSYASRYSLPAEPKENDTKSNLCSGPVILLSHGDPTGFKPFWRSVGDKCKVTIDSCDFMSYLTDTGTVCWFLEKELEEAIRQLHRTVGNAVTDDRHILVGTGSTQLYHAALYALTSPGGPEPVNVVSAVPYYSSYPEETNFLCSALYKWAGDAYTFDKEGPYIELVTMPNNPDGQVRGPTVNRNDGKLIHDLAYYWPQYTPITAQADYDIMLFTFSKSMGHAGSRIGWAVVKDKDVAIKMTKYIELNSIGVSRESQHRAAKILGAVSDSSQCIGANFFEYGKSLMAERWTKIREVISRSRLFSLPKYMEEYCQFSGEDTEPHPAFAWLKCNNDIEDLEIFLRRYKIMGRGGSLFGSDPKHVRVSMLGDEETFNLFLERLSSIQDTITNSNGNGIKFDELERKQIR; encoded by the exons ATGGCGACCATGACCGTGAAGATGTCTAGAGAAGAGCCGGCGGTGTCTTACGCTAGCAGATATTCATTGCCAGCTGAGCCTAAAGAGAACGACACAAAGTCCAATCTCTGCTCCGGTCCTGTTATCCTTCTCTCACA TGGAGATCCAACGGGGTTCAAGCCTTTCTGGCGAAGCGTGGGCGACAAATGTAAGGTGACCATCGATAGCTGCGATTTTATGAGCTACCTGACCGATACTGGAACAGTGTGTTGGTTTCTGGAGAAGGAACTGGAGGAGGCAATCAGGCAATTACATCGTACGGTTGGGAATGCAGTAACGGACGATCGGCATATCTTGGTGGGGACAGGTTCGACCCAGCTCTATCACGCCGCGCTCTACGCTCTCACCTCTCCCGGGGGGCCTGAGCCCGTGAATGTGGTGTCTGCGGTTCCATACTATTCG TCATACCCAGAAGAGACGAACTTCTTGTGTTCAGCTCTGTACAAATGGGCTGGTGATGCATACACATTTGATAAGGAAGGACCTTACATAGAGCTGGTCACCATGCCCAACAATCCAGATGGTCAAGTTCGAGGCCCCACGGTGAACCGAAATGACGGCAAGCTCATTCATGATCTTGCCTATTATTGGCCACAATATACACCTATTACTGCTCAGGCCGACTATGATATCATGCTGTTTACATTTTCCAAAAGTATGGGACATGCAGGATCTCGAATTGG gtGGGCTGTGGTGAAGGATAAGGACGTGGCTATAAAGATGACTAAATACATTGAGCTTAACTCAATTGGTGTATCGAGAGAATCTCAGCATCGTGCTGCTAAAATTCTCGGCGCGGTATCTGATAGCAGCCAATGCATTGGGGCCAACTTCTTCGAATATGGCAAAAGCCTCATGGCTGAAAGATGGACAAAAATCAGAGAGGTTATCAGTCGTAGCAGACTCTTCAGCCTGCCAAAGTATATGGAAGAGTATTGTCAATTCAGCGGTGAAGACACTGAACCACATCCTG CCTTTGCATGGTTGAAGTGCAACAATGACATTGAGGACTTGGAGATTTTTCTCAGAAGATATAAGATTATGGGGAGAGGTGGGAGCCTATTTGGTTCTGATCCAAAGCATGTTAGAGTCAGTATGCTGGGCGATGAAGAGACATTCAACCTCTTCTTAGAGAGGTTATCGTCTATTCAGGATACCATTACTAATAGTAATGGTAATGGAATTAAATTTGACGAATTGGAGAGGAAGCAGATAAGATGA